One genomic segment of Coffea arabica cultivar ET-39 chromosome 6e, Coffea Arabica ET-39 HiFi, whole genome shotgun sequence includes these proteins:
- the LOC113697524 gene encoding E3 ubiquitin-protein ligase APD2-like isoform X1, producing the protein MENNNQSPPTTSAASSSPSTDSTRNGEDFGVSSTSSTNSQVQEEETAAAEEEAEGNGLRYPELIQQRTSLSYNAYSMVTENAHDVVGRMRGDSLSCFVVILAYWFFVSMTMIMGVYGPASLLLGPYSSILIKPNSFFVEYVKIAEIHEAANGVMLYGFHKDPPLDVVTSWSETHKTTLFSRNHKEWIYFLNEGSQVNVSYDVNSPSSSSLVFVIAQGSEGLNQWLEDPSYPNSTLLWQIIRGSGLIQQDILTSSNYYVAIGNLNAEAVEVQLNMRLKTYLYNTTGAYYQCGLTESGCSFKLSFTGGHNALLTSPAPTPGRGNNESHVNLSYGPRWVTYVVGIGGMTILMLVAFHFFIHLRCTNQDGSRIRSGETGSARTPLLENKDDDISCWGSSYDSVSQDDVDAEEGQAAGSLEGTSAKDGEYNNNIRRLCAICFDAPRDCFFLPCGHCVACFACGTRIAEAAGACPICRRNMKKVRKIFTV; encoded by the exons ATGGAAAACAATAATCAATCTCCGCCGACTACTTCGGCTGCTTCGAGCTCGCCGTCAACGGACTCAACCAGAAACGGAGAAGATTTTGGTGTTTCATCAACGTCGTCGACGAATTCGCAGGTGCAAGAGGAGGAGACAGCCGCTGCCGAAGAGGAAGCGGAGGGTAACGGACTAAGATATCCGGAGCTGATACAGCAGAGGACGAGCTTGTCCTATAACGCATATTCAATGGTAACGGAGAACGCACATGATGTTGTGGGACGGATGAGAGGCGACTCGTTGTCTTGCTTTGTCGTTATCCTCGCCTACTGGTTCTTCG TATCTATGACTATGATAATGGGAGTATATGGTCCTGCAAGTTTATTGCTCGGACCGTACTCTTCGATCCTGATAAAGCCTAATTCCTTTTTCGTGGAGTATGTAAAG ATAGCGGAAATTCACGAGGCAGCTAATGGAGTTATGCTATATGGATTCCACAAAGACCCACCACTGGATGTTGTAACCTCCTGGTCTGAGACTCATAAAACCACTCTCTTCTCCCGCAATCACAAG GAATGGATATATTTCTTAAATGAAGGATCTCAAGTAAATGTTTCATACGATGTTAACTCTCCAAGCTCCTCTTCTTTAGTCTTTGTAATTGCCCAAG GTAGTGAAGGTCTTAATCAGTGGCTTGAGGACCCATCATACCCGAATTCCACCTTATTATGGCAAATTATACGAG GCAGTGGCCTGATCCAGCAGGATATATTAACATCCTCTAATTACTATGTTGCAATTGGTAACTTGAATGCTGAAGCAGTGGAG GTGCAGTTGAATATGAGATTAAAGACTTATCTATATAATACAACTGGGGCTTACTACCAGTGTGGTCTTACTGAAAGTGGATGTAGTTTTAAACTCTCGTTTACTGGTGGACATAATGCTCTTCTAACCTCTCCTGCTCCAACACCC ggTAGAGGAAATAACGAGTCCCATGTGAATCTCTCCTATGGGCCCAGATGGGTGACATATGTTGTGGGCATAG GTGGAATGACAATTCTCATGTTAGTGGCCTTCCACTTCTTCATCCATCTCCGGTGCACAAATCAAGATGGAAGTAGAATTCGATCTGGAGAAACAGGATCTGCGAGGACCCCTCTGCTTGAAAACAAAGATGATGATATCTCGTGCTGGGGTTCCTCGTATGATTCTGTCTCACAAGATGATGTGGATGCTGAAGAGGGGCAGGCAGCGGGTTCACTTGAGGGTACATCAGCAAAAGATGGTGAATACAATAATAATATCCGACGTCTATGTGCAATATGCTTTGATGCTCCTAGGGACTGTTTCTTCCTTCCATGTGGGCATTGTGTGGCTTGTTTCGCATGTGGCACGAG GATAGCAGAGGCTGCCGGTGCTTGTCCTATCTGTCGTAGAAATATGAAGAAAGTCAGGAAGATATTCACAGTTTGA
- the LOC113697524 gene encoding E3 ubiquitin-protein ligase APD2-like isoform X2: protein MENNNQSPPTTSAASSSPSTDSTRNGEDFGVSSTSSTNSQVQEEETAAAEEEAEGNGLRYPELIQQRTSLSYNAYSMVTENAHDVVGRMRGDSLSCFVVILAYWFFVSMTMIMGVYGPASLLLGPYSSILIKPNSFFVEYVKIAEIHEAANGVMLYGFHKDPPLDVVTSWSETHKTTLFSRNHKEWIYFLNEGSQVNVSYDVNSPSSSSLVFVIAQGSEGLNQWLEDPSYPNSTLLWQIIRGSGLIQQDILTSSNYYVAIGNLNAEAVEVQLNMRLKTYLYNTTGAYYQCGLTESGCSFKLSFTGGHNALLTSPAPTPGRGNNESHVNLSYGPRWVTYVVGIAIQVE from the exons ATGGAAAACAATAATCAATCTCCGCCGACTACTTCGGCTGCTTCGAGCTCGCCGTCAACGGACTCAACCAGAAACGGAGAAGATTTTGGTGTTTCATCAACGTCGTCGACGAATTCGCAGGTGCAAGAGGAGGAGACAGCCGCTGCCGAAGAGGAAGCGGAGGGTAACGGACTAAGATATCCGGAGCTGATACAGCAGAGGACGAGCTTGTCCTATAACGCATATTCAATGGTAACGGAGAACGCACATGATGTTGTGGGACGGATGAGAGGCGACTCGTTGTCTTGCTTTGTCGTTATCCTCGCCTACTGGTTCTTCG TATCTATGACTATGATAATGGGAGTATATGGTCCTGCAAGTTTATTGCTCGGACCGTACTCTTCGATCCTGATAAAGCCTAATTCCTTTTTCGTGGAGTATGTAAAG ATAGCGGAAATTCACGAGGCAGCTAATGGAGTTATGCTATATGGATTCCACAAAGACCCACCACTGGATGTTGTAACCTCCTGGTCTGAGACTCATAAAACCACTCTCTTCTCCCGCAATCACAAG GAATGGATATATTTCTTAAATGAAGGATCTCAAGTAAATGTTTCATACGATGTTAACTCTCCAAGCTCCTCTTCTTTAGTCTTTGTAATTGCCCAAG GTAGTGAAGGTCTTAATCAGTGGCTTGAGGACCCATCATACCCGAATTCCACCTTATTATGGCAAATTATACGAG GCAGTGGCCTGATCCAGCAGGATATATTAACATCCTCTAATTACTATGTTGCAATTGGTAACTTGAATGCTGAAGCAGTGGAG GTGCAGTTGAATATGAGATTAAAGACTTATCTATATAATACAACTGGGGCTTACTACCAGTGTGGTCTTACTGAAAGTGGATGTAGTTTTAAACTCTCGTTTACTGGTGGACATAATGCTCTTCTAACCTCTCCTGCTCCAACACCC ggTAGAGGAAATAACGAGTCCCATGTGAATCTCTCCTATGGGCCCAGATGGGTGACATATGTTGTGGGCATAG CCATACAGGTGGAATGA